The stretch of DNA TTCCAGACGCGCTACACGGATCAGCACGGCAAGACGTCGCAGCTCTCCGACGCCGAGGTGGAGGACCTCGTCGAGTTCCTGCGCACGCTGTAGTCCCGGGGGCTGCCCCGCTCAGGGCAGCCCTCCGTCGCCTGCGGGCACTTCCGGAGGTGGAGCCGCCATGCCCCCATCCGGCTGGAGCAGGACGGAGGTGGTGGCGCGCAGGGCCGTGCGCAGGACTTCGACGGCGCGCTCGGAGCCCGTGCCGAGCCAGGTGACGGCCAGCACGCACGGGGTGTCATCGTCCCAGGCCACCACCTGGAGCATGCCGGGCACGGGCGAGCGGCGCGCGGCGGCCCGGCCCAGCGCGGGCACCTCCACGCCGCCGGCCCTCAGGGTGGGCTCGAGCAGCTCGCGGACCTCGGTGTGCGAGTCCCGGGGCTGGCAGTCATAGGTGAGCGAGACGGTGACGCCGGGCTCGGACGCCGAGCGGTAGGTGCACAGCGGGCCACACGTCGGGCACGCGCGTGCCTCCTTGCCGGTGAACCCAGGCAGCGCCAGCTCCACGAGATCCGCGGGCAGGAGGGTGTCACACCCAGGCCCCGTCCACGCCACGGCGGGCGCGCGCGGGCCTGCATCCTCCGGCGAGGAGGGCGCGCGCTCCCGGCATGCCCCGAGTGTCAGCGCCATCACCAGTCCCACGCCCCATCCGGGCCTCATCCCGTCGTGCTCCTCCGCCGGAGATTCCGGCGCGCGGATGCTAGACCGGGCGGGGCGTCTCGGGGGCACAATGCGGGCGGTTGGTGGGTGCTGGACGTCCGGGGCGTGTTCTAAGCTGCCCCCGGCCCCATGCGAACCGCCCTCCTGACATCCTTGCTGGCCCTGAGCGTGGGGCTGCCTGCCTGGGGGCAGGAGGCCTCCGGGCCCGCCTCCGCCAATCCGGAGCCGGACGAGTCCTGGCTGAGCTTCCCGGGCCCGGCGGACGGGCCCCCTCCGGTGGACGCCATGCCCGCGCCCCCCCTTCCGCCCCGCCGGGAGGCGCCCGGCCCCAAGGTCCCTCGCCGGGAGGTGTCCCGCCCGGAAGCGCGGGCTCCCGGGCGGACGGCGGCGTTCGGTCCCAACCGGGTGAGCCTGCAGGGCGCCATCCCCCTGGGGCAGGGGCAACTGGCGGCGGGCCTGCTCCTGGGGTTTCCACTCGTCTCGGCCCAGGTCTCGTGGGGCGTGCTCCCCTGGCTCGATGCGGGCGCCGCCGTGAACAGCCTGTACGGCGTCATGAACGAGGTGAACGCCCGGGTGCGGCTGTCCCTGGTGAATGGCGAGGAGGCCCAGGTGTCCCTGGGCCTGGAGGGTGGGCACGCCTTCTTCCTCAAGCCGCAGGCCCGTGAGCAGCACGGCGGGCGGTACTTCACGGGCCGGCGCGACTGGAACCTCATGCCGGGGCTGACCGGCTCGGCGCGGGTGGGGCGGCGGACCCGGGCCTTCCTGGACGTGCGCTACCACCTGGCCTTCGACACGGATCCGGTCGTGCGCACGCCGCTGGGCGGGGCGCCGGACGATGTGAAGGTCTCCAGCAATGTTCTGTTCCGTACGGGGGTGGAGGTGCCCTTCTCCGAGCGGACGTCCTACGTCATCATGGTGGGCGGCAACATTCATGGCCGTCCCGAGGATGCCTCCTTCATGCCCACCCTCTCCCTGGGCGTGGTCACGGGCATCTGAAGGGCTGCCCAGGCCCCCTCTCCTTCCGAGGCTTCCATGCGCAGCAGCGTCATCGGCTCTGGCTCCTTTGGTACGGCGCTCGCCAACTCCCTGGCGGTGACGTGTGACGAGGTCCGCCTGTGGGGGCGTGACGAGGCGCTCGCCGCCAGCATCAACACCCGGCACGAGAACCCCACGTACCTGCCGGGCATCCCGCTGTCCCCCCGGGTGCGCGCCACGCTGGACTTGAAGGAGGCGCTGGAGGGCGCGGAGCTGGTCATCCTGGCCACGCCCAGCCAGGCCACGCGGGACATCATCTCCCGGGCGGTGGACTTCCTACCGCGCCACGTGCCGCTGCTCACGGTGGCCAAGGGCATCGAGAACGAGACGCTGCTGACGATGACGGAGCTGCTGGAGGACTGCCTGCCGGAGGAGTTCCATCCTTATATCGCCGTGCTGTCGGGCCCCAGCTTCGCGCGGGAGCTGGCGCTGCGCAGCCCCACGGTGGTGACCATCGCCTCGCACTGGGAGAAGGTGGCGGCGCGGTGCCAGAAGATGCTCCAGACGGAGACGTTCCGCTCCTACACCTCCAATGACGTGGTGGGGGTGCAGTACGGCGGGGCGCTGAAGAACGTCATCGCCATCGCGGCGGGCATCGCGGACGGGCTGGGCATGGGCCACAACGCGCGGGCGGCCATCATCACCCGGGGGCTGGCGGAAATCACCCGGCTGGCGGTGCGCAAGGGCGGCAACCCGCTGACGCTCTCGGGGCTGTCGGGGATGGGGGACCTGGTGCTCACGTGCACGGGCGAGCTGAGCCGCAACCGCCGCGTGGGCATGGAGCTGGGCAAGGGGCGGCCGCTGGCGGACATCCTCGGGGACATGAAGCAGGTGGCCGAGGGGGTGAAGACGGCCAAGAGCGCCCAGGACCTGGCCGTGAAGCTGGGGGTGGAGCTGCCCATCTGCCAGCAGGTCTACGCCATCTCCCACGAGGGCAAGAGCGCCAAGGCCGCGGTGGTGGAGCTGATGACCCGTCAGCCGAAGCCGGAGCTGGGCGGCGCCTGAGCCCGGGAGGCCCGGGGCAGGGCGCTCAGTAGCGCGCGTCCTTCCGGTCGTTGCCGGTGCCCCGGACGCGCCACACCATCATCCGGTTGGAGCTCATGTAGGAGCTGATCATCCCCTCCTGCTGCATCTGCTCCAGGAGCTTCATGGTCTTGAGGCGCTCCAGGCCAATGGCGCGGGCGAGCACGTCGCCGGGCAGGCCACTGAGGTTGCTGCGCAGCTCGTTGACGATGGCGCGCTTGAACTCGTTCTTGGTCAAGCCGTCCATGTCCTGGCTGCGCCAGGCCTGGATGATGCCGATGATGACCAGCCCCAGCGCGAGCAGGCCCAGCGCGGGGTAGATGATGTGGCTGTTCTGCTCTAGCAGCTCGAAGTACTTCGGCGCCATGGAGGACGCGGGCCGGACGTACTGCGGCCGGTTGTCCTGGCCGGGCAGGCCTTCGATCTGCGTCAGGTGGAGGAAGAAATAGAAGAGCAGCGTGAGCACGGGGGCGAATCTAGAAAAGCCTGGGGCCGGACACCACCCCTGCCAGCCGCTCTCCTGCTCGCCCGCCGCGAGGTGCCGGAAAGGGAAGGGGGCCGCAGGTTGCGGGAAG from Stigmatella aurantiaca encodes:
- a CDS encoding NAD(P)H-dependent glycerol-3-phosphate dehydrogenase, coding for MRSSVIGSGSFGTALANSLAVTCDEVRLWGRDEALAASINTRHENPTYLPGIPLSPRVRATLDLKEALEGAELVILATPSQATRDIISRAVDFLPRHVPLLTVAKGIENETLLTMTELLEDCLPEEFHPYIAVLSGPSFARELALRSPTVVTIASHWEKVAARCQKMLQTETFRSYTSNDVVGVQYGGALKNVIAIAAGIADGLGMGHNARAAIITRGLAEITRLAVRKGGNPLTLSGLSGMGDLVLTCTGELSRNRRVGMELGKGRPLADILGDMKQVAEGVKTAKSAQDLAVKLGVELPICQQVYAISHEGKSAKAAVVELMTRQPKPELGGA